The DNA segment GGTCGGGTCGTGCTCCTCCACGTCAGGTGTGCTGTCGCCGGCTTCCTCGATCGACGCATCGTCGACCTTGATCACGTCAGTCTCGCTGTCGTCGTCGCTCCCGCCACGAAAGCCGTCGCGCAGATGATTGGCCGACTCATTCTCGAACAGCGTCGCGAGGTCTTCGTCCGTGCCGCTGGCGCGCCCCGTCAGTTCCTCGGGAAGGGGCTCCCGCCCTTCGAGGGCCGGCGTTTCTTCGCGGCGAGTGGTAGCGGGCGCATCACGGTGATCCTTGGGTGACTCTGATGATTTGGTCATGGCCAATCCTCGGGCGTCTGGCGTGTGCCGCAGGGTCGCGGGTAGCTGCCCTGTGGACGACACGATACCGTCCTCGCGCACAGCGGCGGCTTCAACCCGCGAAGAGCTGCAGCATCGGCGGAGGCCCCGATGCAACAGACTCGGCCACTACCAGCCGCACGCGGCGAAGGGTGGCTGTCGGAAAGCGGACGATTCGCTTATGGCCAATCGTCGTACCGGAGGCCAGTGGTAACCACCCGTCGTTCGCTTGACCCTCGAGTCGCCAGTGCGCCACCACCTGCCCCTGCGCAATATCCTCCGCGAGGAGGGCGAGTCCCACGGGCGTGGGGCGGCGGAAGTCATGCTGCACGGTCAGGCGCGTGGCACCGACGTGGCCCGGGGCCGCACGCGTCGGGACCAACGGATGTCCGAACAGCCGATCGAGCGCGCCCCGCATGCCGGCCAGTCGTGCGACATCCGTTGGATGCAGCAGACCTTCACGCGTCGGAGGAACGTTGAGGAGCAGCTTGGAATTTCTCCCCACCGAGCTGAAGTAAAGCGACACCAGATCATCCACGGTGCGAACCTTGTCGTCGTCGGCGGGGTGATAGAACCAGCCTGGGCGAATCGAGGTGTCGGTCTCGCCTGGCCGCCAGACCGTGCCGTCCGGATCGCCCTCCTGCAGCATTCGGATGACTTCGGGGCCATCACTGCCAGGGACAGGTACCACGCTCGGGTCCACGGTGGACCAGTTCGTTTCCCCAGCCGAGCCACTCTCGTTGCCGATCCAGCGGACATCGGGGCCGGCATCGGAGAAGATCACGGCATCGGGTTGAAGCGTACGCACGAGTCCCCAGTATCGCGGCCAGTCGTACAGTTGCCGGCGGCCAGTCGGCCCTTCACCGTTCGCACCATCGAACCAGACCTCGTGCACCGGACCATATCGGGTGAGGAGTTCGCTGAGCTGATCGCAGTAGAAATCGGAATAGAGCTCGGTGCCATACACGGGCGAGTTGCGATCCCACGGGGAGAGATACAGACCGAGACGGAGGCCGTCCGCCCGACAGGCATCGGCGACCTCACGCACGACATCACCGGCGCCGTTCCGGAAGGGCGATGCCGCGACCGAATGCTTCGTGGTGGCCGTGGGCCAGAGGCAGAAGCCGTCGTGATGTTTGGCTGTCAGCACGACGGTCCGGAAGCCGGCGGCCTTTGCCGCAGAGGTCCACTGGCGCGCATCGAGTGCGGGCGGATTGAAGCTCGCGGGCAGTTCCTTACCGTCGCCCCACTCGCGATCGGAAAAGGTGTTGACGCCGAAGTGCGTGAAGAGCGCGAGTTCATCGCGTTGCCAGAGCAGCTGTGACGCGGAAGGACGCGGCCGGAGCAGCGGCGAGCGGAAACGAAACGGATGGCCGAGCGCCGCCACGGCAGCAAGGGCAATGAAGTCGCGGCGGGGGAGCTCTGTTGCAGACACGGTCTGGCTCCGTGAAAGAATGGTAAGCAGTCTCAAGATAGCTCCCCGGTCGGAGCATCCAATGCGTACATTCCACGCGACGCTCTCTGCGAGGCATGATGCCGATCCGTACAGTTCTCTCCTTGCTGTTCCTCGCGGCCCCGCTCGGCGCCCAGGTGCAGGTGCCCGGCCTCCCGCCGGCGCCGCAGGTCTATCGCATCCGCTCGGCGATCCTCGGTGAAGTCCGCACCATCATTGTCCAGCCGCCACCGCCCGCCGCCACGCTACCGGCCCCCGCGGTAGTGCTCTACCTGCTCGACGGCGACGGACATTTCGATCACGTGCGCGGCATCGTTGACTTCCTCAGCAGCAACGGCAGGCTCCCGCCGGCACTGATCGTGGCGGTGACGAACACCGACCGGACGCGTGACCTCACGCCGCAACTCATCCGCACGCCCGCCGCGGAACGCGCGCGCGATGGGCACGGCGGCGGCAGCGAACAGTTTGCGGCCTTCCTCGAGCGCGAGCTGGTCCCGTTCATCGACAGTGTCTATCCGACCCTGCCCTTCCGGGTCCTGATCGGGCACTCGCTCGGCGGGCTCTTCAACGCGGAGATGCTGGCGAGGCACCCGAAGGTCTTTCAGGCCCATATCGCCATTGACCCGAGCCTCTGGTGGGACCACGAAGCGTCGGTCGACCGTCTTGCCAAGGCGATGCATAGCGGCGCGGTGAGCCGCCCCACCTTCCTCTACCTCGTGTCGGCCAACTCCGGAAGCGAGATGCTCTCGGCGGCACGCCGCGCCGTCGATTCGCTGCAACACCCTGCCCCCGACTTGCTGCGCTTCTGGTATCGCTACTTGCCCGATGAGGATCACGGCTCCGTGGTACACCGGGCAGTCTATGACGGCCTCGAGACGATCTTTCGCGAGTATCGGCTCCCGCCGGATTCCCTGGCACAGACGATGAATGTCGCCGCCGTTGACGGCTGGTTTGCCCGGCTTTCGCAATACTACGGCGTCACCTTCGGCACTCCCGAATTTGCCCTCAACCGTCTCGGGATGACGGTGTTGCGCGCGCATCCTGAAACAGGCCTCGCAATGCTGCAGGCGAACATCCGGCGCTTTCCGAAGTCGGCCAACACCTTCGACACCATGGGTGATGCGCTGCAACAACTCGGTCGGCTGACCGAGGCGCGCGCAGAGTACCAGAAGGCGATCGCCATGGCAAACCGGACCGGCGCGATCATCGGCCCGGTGTCACAGGCGAAACTGGCGGAGCTCGAGAAGCGGATTGGGGGGAAGTAGAGACGAGAGACGAGAGACGAGAGACGAGAGACTAGAGGTTGTCACCCTGAGCGCAGCGAGGGGGCCGAACCTCCATGCGGACCGAAAGATCCGCCCCCTCACTTCGTTCAGGGCGACATTCGTCTCTAGTCTCTCGTCTCTAGTCTCTCGTCTCTTTCGTGGCCCAGGCGCGGAGAATCATCGAACGCAAATCCTCGGGGCCACGTTGCGAGAACCCCGCCAGCCGGAAATACCACTGCGCTGCCAGCGACCGACTCCCCATCCGGATCGCCGCGACGACGGCGCCATCCTGAAGTTCTTCCCCACCGATCCAGCCATCTGTCACCGTGGCTGAATCGGCGAGCACACGCGCGGCGCTGAGCGCGGTCTCGGGATCCCATGCCTGCACTCCGCGACGAAAGTGCAACACCGCGAGCGCCCGCGGTGGCGCGCGATGCGTGATCGCAAAATGCTCGGCCTCATTCCAGAGGGTCGAGTCGATCCAGCCGGCGGTGCCAGAGTGCCGCACCGTCGCAACTTCCAGAAACTGCTGCAGCCACGGCCGCCAGTCGGCCGGCGCCGCATCTCCCGCGACGAGCTGTTGCCAGGCTTGCCAGGCGTATTGCGATCGGGCCACGTATTGCCACGGCAGGCTGTCGCTGGGCGCCGGCGCGCTCTGCCAGCTCCGTTGCCACATCGCTGCAGACCTTCGCAAGCCGGGAAAGAGGAGCGTGGAAAAGTCGACTGGCGCTGCACGTCGATCGCTCAGCGCCCGCGACAGATTGAACCAGCGGTCCCCCAGCGAAAGCATGCCGGTTGCTGTGCGGGATTCGTACCGGCGCCGTTCAGCCCCGAGATCGAGGACGGGATAGAAATCCGAGTTGGCCTGGCCGAATCGATCGAGGACTGGCGCGAGGAGCCGTCGATCTGCAAAGTGTGATGACTCCAACGCCACTGAGGTCAGCGGAAGATTGCGACAGAGGTCCGCTGCGAGTGCGGGCGAGGCGACCGCCGCCTGCCAGTCGGGCGTGGGCAAGGCACCGTCGCGAGACCCGACGAGGACCAGATCGGCGACACCGACCTGGTGAATCTGCCAGTCTGGAAACGCGCGGTGGAACGCGGTCAGGACCGTCAGCAGGAGTTCATCATCGAGTTCGTACGCCTGCAACCACTGAGCGAACACTCCGCCGGGCGCGAGTTGGGCGCGCACGCGGCGGTAGAACTCCTCGGTGAAGAGCCCCGAGACGCCGCTGACCCATGGATTGGATGGCTCCGAGACGATGATGTCCCAGCGGCGGTTGCTCGCCGCAAACCATGACTTGGCGTCGTCGACGACGATGCGTGACCGGGGATCCTCGAACACCCGACGGTTGGCCGGCAGGAAGAAACGGGCGCCATCGATCATGCGCGGCTCGATCTCGATGGTGACCAGTTCCTTGAGGCTCGCTGACGAGAGCATGGCGTGGCTGCTCATCCCCGATCCGAGCCCGATCACGGCGGCGTGAACGGCCTTCGGTCGGTAGGCGAGCGGCACAATTCCCAACAGGAGCTGGGTTGTCTCGTCGCCGTCGAGCGACCGCCTGGGCAACAGGGCGTCGCACGGCGCACGCGACAGCCGACCGAGCGATGCATCCGACTTGCCGTTGGTGGCGAGGACCCGCAGCCCGTTCGGCGACTCCGACACAGTCACCGTCGCGGTACGTCCGTCGCGGTAGTAGCGCATGTCGAGGTTACCGGTGGGGATCACCTTGCCGCTGCGAAAGACTCCCGACGTGAGCATCGTTTCGTCGAATTTTGTCAGCACGACGATCACCACGACCGCCGCAGCGCCCACCATTAACCGGGCTGAATTGCGACGCGAGAGGGTCGTCGTGCGGAGCAGTGCGATCCCGACCGCCACATCGATCGCGCCGCCAAAGATGATCAGCCCCTTGAGCCCGAGCCACGGCAGGAGGAGCAGTCCGGCGAGCGCGGCGCCGAGGATCGATCCGATCGTGTTGACAGCATACACCCTGCCGATTGCGGCTTCGCCCTGCTGCCGCGCGAGAAGCAGCCGGGTGATGAGCGGGAGTGTCATCCCGGCACAGATCGTGGCCGGCAGCATCACCACGAGACAGATGGCGTAGCGCACCACAGTAAAGATCCAGTAACCCGACGCGCTCCTGGTGGTCGCCGCCATCACCAGCTCGACGACGTGAAACGCACCGGTGTAGAGCGGCAGGGTCGCAAGCGCGAGCAGCCCCATCACGACCTGGATCAGTGCGAGCGCGCGGACCGGTTCCGGAAAGCGATCGGCGTTGCGACGAATCCAGAAGGCGCCAAGCGCAAGTCCGAGGATGAAGGCCGAGAGCATCAGTTCGAACGAGTGGGTGGCGCTCCCGAGCAGGAGCGAGAGCATCCGGATCCAGTCGATCTCGTAGCAGAACGAGGCGATCGCGGTAACGAAGGCTGTAGCGAGCAGCAGTCGCGCGAGGCCGTCGGCCGGGGCCGCGCTGGACGCCGCGGGCGCAGGTGCCGGCGGTGCGGCTCCGTGCCGAGCCACGAGAAAGGTCCCCAGCGCCACCACCAGATTGAGGATCGCGGCGGTGACCAGCACACCGGGCAACCCCGCCAGACCCACGAGCACAAATCCGGCGAGGAGGACGCCGATCGAGGCACCGATGGAATTGCTGAAGTAGAGCCACCCGAGAACGCGGCCGGGGGCGGCAGGGGCCCGGCGTAGCACCGCGGCACTCATCAGTGGGAAGGTGGTGCCAAGAAGGACCGATTGCGGCAGGATGAGGATCGCCGCGACTCCCCACTTGGCGAATCCCAGCCAGGGGGTTCCGGCGAGTGCCGGGAAGATGCCGCTGTAGGCCTGATTGGTGATGGCGATGAAGCCATCATGGAAGATCAGGCCGATGAGACCGGCCGCTCCTTCCATCAGCGCGTAGCCGAGCAGGGGATTGGCAAGCCGGTCCGCGCGACGTGCAACCAGCGCGGCCCCCAGTGACATCCCGCCGAGAAAAATCACCAGCACCAGAATCTGGGCATAGGCATCGTGGCCGACGAAGAGGCCGAGATACCGCGTCCATACCGACTCGTACATCAGTCCTGCCGCGCCACTCAGGAAGAAGAGGGCGTAGAGCAGAGGGACCATGCGGGCCGCCGGCATTGGGGACAAACAACAAGAGACTAGAGACTTCAGATTAGAGATGAGAGAGGGCCTCAACCCTCCCCAGTAATCTCGCGTCGGGCTCCCACAATCTCCAGTCTTCGGACTCTAGTCTCTAGTCTCTAGTCTCTAGTCTCTAGTCTCTAGTCTCTGGTTCTCACTCGCTCCGCATCGCCTGGATCGGATCAACTCGCGCCGCACGGCGTGCCGGCACAAACGTGGCCAGCAGGGCCGCGCCGCCAAGGACGGCAGTGACGACCACGAAAGTGATCGGATCTCGCGGGCTCACGCCGTAGAGCATCGAAGCAATGACGCGCGTCACCGCGGCGGCACCGATCAGGCCCAGGGCGAGCCCGGTCAGCACCAGCGTGCCGCCCTGGCGCATCACCATCGCCACGACGCCCCACGGTTTCGCGCCGAGCGCCATCCGGATCCCGATCTCGCGGGTGCGCTGATTGACCAGGTAGGCGATCACCCCGTAGAGCCCGGTGGCAGAGAGAACCAGCGCCACCGCTGCGAAGACTCCCAGCAGCCAGAGGTTGAGGCGACGGGAAGTGAGCGAGAGCGAGATCACGTCGTCCATCGTCATCTCGCGATAGAGTGGCTGGCCAACGTCGAGTTGCCGCAAGGCTGCCCGGATCGCGGGCGTCAGCGAGGTGGGCGGCACGGTGGAGCGAACGACCAGGGTCATGTCGCGCGCGTTCCCGCCGGCCCGGGCCGGGAAATGCAGCTCGGGCATCACCTCGCGATCGAGCCCACCCTGCTTCACGTCACCGACCACGCCAACAATCGTGTACTGCTCGTTCTCGTCGAACTTGATCCGTTGGCCGATCGGATCCTGGTTCGGAAATTCACGCTTCGCCAGTGTCGCGTTGATGAGGATGATACTGGTGGTGTCGCGCAGGTCCTGCTCAGTGAAATCGCGCCCCGCCTTGATCGGAATGTCGAGGGCTGTCAGAAAGCCCGGCGTCGTGTAGCGGAACTCCGCGAGCGGCTCCTTGCCGCGCTCGGGAGCGGGATGGCCCACCACGCTGTAGTTGCCGTTGGTTCCAGTCGACTGGATCGGAAGCCGCGAGATCATCCCCGCCGACCGAACACCCGGGATGGTCCGGATCGCCTCCAGCAACGGCATCGCGAAGTTGCCCTTCCCGGCCCCCGCCGAGTCAGGCAGTGTCAGGTGGGCTGTCAGCACATTCTCGGTGGAAAATCCCGTGGCGGTCCCCTGCAGCAGCAGCAGTCCGCGCAGCAACAGCCCGGCGCCCGCGAGCAGCACCAGCGACAACGCGATCTCGGCCACGACGAGCGCACTCCGGATTCCGGCCTGTGCCCCCGTGCTCCCCCGCATCCCCGCCTGCGTCAGCGATCCACGCAGATCACCGCGGGTCGCCTGCAGCGCGGGAACCAATCCAAAGAGCACCGCTGACACCACGGCAACACCCAGGAGGAAGACGAACATCTTGCCATCGATGGCGAGTTCGCTGGCACGGGGGAGCGCGCGCGCCACCATCGGCTGCAGCGCTTTCAGGCCGAACCACGCAAGCGCGCCGCCGATGATCGCCCCGCCGGTGGCGAGAATCAGCGATTCGATCAGGAATTGACGGACCAGCCTGGCGCGCGATGCACCGAGTGCGAGCCGCACCGACACCTCGTGCTGGCGCGAGGCAGCCCGGGCCAGCAGGAGGTTCGCGACGTTGGCGCAGGCTATGAGCAGTACCAGCCCCACGGCGCCGAGCAGGATCATCAGTGTCGGCTTGATGTTGCCGACGGCATCGGTAAGTACCGGACGGAGGCGAGCCGAACGCGACGGATCCTGGTCAGGATGTTCGCGCTTGATGGCCTCGGCGATCGACTTCAGATCGGTCTCGGCCTGTTCGATGCTCACTCCCGCGCGCAGCCGCCCGGTGACCGCCAGGTTGTGGCTGCCACGTGCCGCGGCCTCCTCTGGCGTCACGATCAGAGGCAACCAGGCCATCGTGTTGATGCTGGCCGCCGCGGGAATGATCCCGATGACCGTGCGTTCGCGACCATCGAGGTTGATGGTGCGCCCGATCAGCGCGGGATCGGCCCCGAAGCGGGTGCGCCAGAGTCGCTCATTGAGAAGCACGACATCGGCCTCGGCGGCCTGCGCATCGGTCGGCGCGAATCCGCGACCTCGCAGCGGAGCAATCCCGAGGGCGGTGAAGTAGTTGGCGGTGACGTTCGAGGCGCTCAGGCGTTCAGTCGCCTCGGTACCACGCAGGACGACACCTGTCGACTTGGAGGCTGCCAGCGAGGAAAAGCTCCGGTTGCGCGTGGCCCAGTCGTCGTAGTTGGGCCAGGAGACACTGCCGTAGCCGTCTCCGCTGCCCATGAAAAATGTTTCGTAAGCGTTCACGACTTCATCGGGCTTCTCGTACGGCAGCGGCTTGAGCAGCACGGTATTGATGATCGAGAAGATGGCGGCGTTGGCGCCAATGCCCAGGCCCAGGCAGAGCAG comes from the Gemmatimonadota bacterium genome and includes:
- a CDS encoding fused MFS/spermidine synthase, translated to MVPLLYALFFLSGAAGLMYESVWTRYLGLFVGHDAYAQILVLVIFLGGMSLGAALVARRADRLANPLLGYALMEGAAGLIGLIFHDGFIAITNQAYSGIFPALAGTPWLGFAKWGVAAILILPQSVLLGTTFPLMSAAVLRRAPAAPGRVLGWLYFSNSIGASIGVLLAGFVLVGLAGLPGVLVTAAILNLVVALGTFLVARHGAAPPAPAPAASSAAPADGLARLLLATAFVTAIASFCYEIDWIRMLSLLLGSATHSFELMLSAFILGLALGAFWIRRNADRFPEPVRALALIQVVMGLLALATLPLYTGAFHVVELVMAATTRSASGYWIFTVVRYAICLVVMLPATICAGMTLPLITRLLLARQQGEAAIGRVYAVNTIGSILGAALAGLLLLPWLGLKGLIIFGGAIDVAVGIALLRTTTLSRRNSARLMVGAAAVVVIVVLTKFDETMLTSGVFRSGKVIPTGNLDMRYYRDGRTATVTVSESPNGLRVLATNGKSDASLGRLSRAPCDALLPRRSLDGDETTQLLLGIVPLAYRPKAVHAAVIGLGSGMSSHAMLSSASLKELVTIEIEPRMIDGARFFLPANRRVFEDPRSRIVVDDAKSWFAASNRRWDIIVSEPSNPWVSGVSGLFTEEFYRRVRAQLAPGGVFAQWLQAYELDDELLLTVLTAFHRAFPDWQIHQVGVADLVLVGSRDGALPTPDWQAAVASPALAADLCRNLPLTSVALESSHFADRRLLAPVLDRFGQANSDFYPVLDLGAERRRYESRTATGMLSLGDRWFNLSRALSDRRAAPVDFSTLLFPGLRRSAAMWQRSWQSAPAPSDSLPWQYVARSQYAWQAWQQLVAGDAAPADWRPWLQQFLEVATVRHSGTAGWIDSTLWNEAEHFAITHRAPPRALAVLHFRRGVQAWDPETALSAARVLADSATVTDGWIGGEELQDGAVVAAIRMGSRSLAAQWYFRLAGFSQRGPEDLRSMILRAWATKETRD
- a CDS encoding alpha-L-fucosidase, producing the protein MSATELPRRDFIALAAVAALGHPFRFRSPLLRPRPSASQLLWQRDELALFTHFGVNTFSDREWGDGKELPASFNPPALDARQWTSAAKAAGFRTVVLTAKHHDGFCLWPTATTKHSVAASPFRNGAGDVVREVADACRADGLRLGLYLSPWDRNSPVYGTELYSDFYCDQLSELLTRYGPVHEVWFDGANGEGPTGRRQLYDWPRYWGLVRTLQPDAVIFSDAGPDVRWIGNESGSAGETNWSTVDPSVVPVPGSDGPEVIRMLQEGDPDGTVWRPGETDTSIRPGWFYHPADDDKVRTVDDLVSLYFSSVGRNSKLLLNVPPTREGLLHPTDVARLAGMRGALDRLFGHPLVPTRAAPGHVGATRLTVQHDFRRPTPVGLALLAEDIAQGQVVAHWRLEGQANDGWLPLASGTTIGHKRIVRFPTATLRRVRLVVAESVASGPPPMLQLFAG
- a CDS encoding alpha/beta hydrolase-fold protein; the protein is MPIRTVLSLLFLAAPLGAQVQVPGLPPAPQVYRIRSAILGEVRTIIVQPPPPAATLPAPAVVLYLLDGDGHFDHVRGIVDFLSSNGRLPPALIVAVTNTDRTRDLTPQLIRTPAAERARDGHGGGSEQFAAFLERELVPFIDSVYPTLPFRVLIGHSLGGLFNAEMLARHPKVFQAHIAIDPSLWWDHEASVDRLAKAMHSGAVSRPTFLYLVSANSGSEMLSAARRAVDSLQHPAPDLLRFWYRYLPDEDHGSVVHRAVYDGLETIFREYRLPPDSLAQTMNVAAVDGWFARLSQYYGVTFGTPEFALNRLGMTVLRAHPETGLAMLQANIRRFPKSANTFDTMGDALQQLGRLTEARAEYQKAIAMANRTGAIIGPVSQAKLAELEKRIGGK
- a CDS encoding ABC transporter permease: MTLRNLFRRRRFEQDLDDELRFHLEMQTARNIERGMTPNAARALAEQEFGRMEHAKDEVRDARGLTWFDDVRRDVRFSLRTLARTPGFVLVVLLCLGLGIGANAAIFSIINTVLLKPLPYEKPDEVVNAYETFFMGSGDGYGSVSWPNYDDWATRNRSFSSLAASKSTGVVLRGTEATERLSASNVTANYFTALGIAPLRGRGFAPTDAQAAEADVVLLNERLWRTRFGADPALIGRTINLDGRERTVIGIIPAAASINTMAWLPLIVTPEEAAARGSHNLAVTGRLRAGVSIEQAETDLKSIAEAIKREHPDQDPSRSARLRPVLTDAVGNIKPTLMILLGAVGLVLLIACANVANLLLARAASRQHEVSVRLALGASRARLVRQFLIESLILATGGAIIGGALAWFGLKALQPMVARALPRASELAIDGKMFVFLLGVAVVSAVLFGLVPALQATRGDLRGSLTQAGMRGSTGAQAGIRSALVVAEIALSLVLLAGAGLLLRGLLLLQGTATGFSTENVLTAHLTLPDSAGAGKGNFAMPLLEAIRTIPGVRSAGMISRLPIQSTGTNGNYSVVGHPAPERGKEPLAEFRYTTPGFLTALDIPIKAGRDFTEQDLRDTTSIILINATLAKREFPNQDPIGQRIKFDENEQYTIVGVVGDVKQGGLDREVMPELHFPARAGGNARDMTLVVRSTVPPTSLTPAIRAALRQLDVGQPLYREMTMDDVISLSLTSRRLNLWLLGVFAAVALVLSATGLYGVIAYLVNQRTREIGIRMALGAKPWGVVAMVMRQGGTLVLTGLALGLIGAAAVTRVIASMLYGVSPRDPITFVVVTAVLGGAALLATFVPARRAARVDPIQAMRSE